A stretch of the Archangium violaceum genome encodes the following:
- a CDS encoding radical SAM protein has translation MKLNLKSLSLLELQQALAPAEPSPVAVRKVFAAIFAHGASSVEEVCQAPQVPRRVADFLRGNTEMTRLEVVERRQAEDGFVKYLFASPLGGRVEAVRIPIFDEKYVVCVSSQVGCALACDFCMTGKLGFKRNLRTWEILDQVMQIRAEADRPVRGVVFMGMGEPLLNYTETLRAAQILSHPAGFAISGPSITFSTAGHVPAIRRYVREGHPYRLAFSVTSAIPEKRVKVLPIEKTHPLPELVEAIREYATVRRERAMIAYVAISGFNLEREDALALKQAFEGIPIKVDLIDVTDPTGKYLPPSPEELKAFRDHLQILGAPIARRYSGGKEIGAACGTLEASQYGGVVLPPPVNAG, from the coding sequence GTGAAGCTCAACCTGAAGTCGCTGTCGCTGCTGGAGTTGCAGCAGGCCCTGGCCCCCGCGGAGCCCTCGCCCGTCGCGGTGCGCAAGGTGTTCGCCGCCATCTTCGCCCATGGCGCCTCCTCGGTGGAGGAGGTGTGCCAGGCACCCCAGGTGCCACGGCGTGTCGCGGACTTCCTACGTGGAAACACGGAGATGACCCGGCTGGAGGTGGTGGAGCGCCGCCAGGCCGAGGACGGCTTCGTGAAGTACCTCTTCGCCTCGCCCCTGGGGGGCCGGGTGGAGGCGGTGCGCATCCCCATCTTCGATGAGAAGTACGTGGTGTGCGTCTCCAGCCAGGTGGGTTGTGCGCTGGCGTGCGACTTCTGCATGACGGGCAAGCTGGGTTTCAAACGCAACCTGCGCACCTGGGAGATCCTGGATCAGGTGATGCAGATCCGCGCCGAGGCGGACAGGCCCGTGCGCGGCGTGGTGTTCATGGGGATGGGGGAGCCGCTGCTCAACTACACGGAGACCCTGCGCGCGGCGCAGATCCTCTCCCACCCGGCGGGCTTCGCCATCTCCGGCCCGTCCATCACCTTCTCCACCGCGGGCCATGTGCCGGCCATCCGGCGCTACGTGCGCGAGGGGCACCCGTACCGGCTGGCCTTCTCTGTGACGAGCGCCATCCCGGAGAAGCGGGTGAAGGTGCTGCCCATCGAGAAGACGCACCCGCTGCCGGAGCTGGTGGAGGCCATCCGCGAGTACGCCACCGTGCGCCGCGAGCGGGCGATGATCGCCTACGTCGCCATCAGCGGCTTCAACCTGGAGCGTGAAGATGCGCTGGCGTTGAAGCAGGCGTTCGAGGGCATCCCCATCAAGGTGGACCTCATCGACGTGACGGATCCAACGGGCAAGTACCTGCCACCCTCTCCCGAGGAGCTGAAGGCGTTCAGGGATCACCTGCAAATCCTGGGGGCGCCCATCGCCCGGCGGTATTCGGGAGGCAAGGAGATCGGGGCGGCGTGCGGGACGCTGGAAGCTTCACAATACGGGGGCGTGGTGCTGCCCCCGCCCGTCAACGCTGGTTAG
- a CDS encoding anti-sigma factor family protein has product MYTCKDAINLLLDFIDGEMSPEEAQRLREHLSGCAPCIDFLRTYKATPGLCKRALAQQMPQEVSTKLTEYLRARIKSAS; this is encoded by the coding sequence ATGTACACGTGTAAAGACGCCATCAACCTCCTGTTGGACTTCATCGATGGCGAGATGTCGCCCGAGGAAGCACAACGCCTGCGCGAGCATCTGTCCGGTTGCGCGCCGTGCATCGATTTCCTGCGGACCTACAAGGCCACGCCGGGGTTGTGTAAGCGTGCGCTGGCCCAGCAGATGCCGCAGGAAGTCTCGACGAAGCTCACCGAATACCTGCGCGCGCGCATCAAGTCCGCCTCGTGA
- a CDS encoding RNA polymerase sigma factor, translated as MSDEAVKEEDRQLVARAQAGDISAFEALVDAHRDKVYGLALRMTRSEADAAEITQDTFLSAYQHLKDFRGDAAFSSWVHRIAANNSLMRLRHRRVVQAAEEELQGPEFTERGSLAEYPAQDWSRNAEGKILDAELGRAIQEATDRLPEGYREVFLLKDLEGLSYEQIAEVTGDTIPAIKSRLHRARLALRDAIDRFYNQSDVRE; from the coding sequence ATGTCCGACGAGGCCGTCAAGGAAGAGGACCGGCAGCTCGTGGCGCGGGCCCAGGCCGGCGACATCAGCGCCTTCGAGGCATTGGTGGACGCCCACAGGGACAAGGTGTACGGCCTGGCGTTGCGGATGACCCGCTCCGAAGCGGATGCCGCTGAAATCACCCAGGACACATTCCTGTCCGCCTACCAACACCTCAAGGACTTCCGCGGGGATGCGGCCTTCAGCTCCTGGGTTCACCGCATCGCGGCGAACAACTCGCTGATGCGGCTGCGGCACCGGCGCGTGGTGCAGGCGGCCGAGGAAGAGCTCCAGGGCCCGGAGTTCACCGAGCGGGGGAGTCTGGCCGAGTACCCCGCACAGGACTGGAGCCGCAACGCCGAGGGCAAAATCCTCGACGCCGAGCTGGGGCGGGCCATCCAGGAGGCGACCGACCGGCTGCCCGAGGGGTACCGGGAGGTCTTTCTCTTGAAAGACCTGGAGGGGCTCAGTTACGAACAGATCGCCGAGGTGACGGGGGACACCATCCCCGCCATCAAGAGTCGGTTGCACCGGGCCCGCCTTGCGCTTCGCGACGCCATCGATCGATTCTATAATCAGAGTGATGTGCGCGAGTGA
- a CDS encoding DNA-3-methyladenine glycosylase has product MRLPVSFYARPALTVARELLGAHLIVDEGGWRRVGRIVETEAYVGEHDLACHAAKGRTPRTEVLFGPPGRAYVYLIYGMYHCFNVVTDVEGVASAVLVRAVEPVEGLPAGARTDGPGKLCRALGLTLAHNREDLQGARLHLEAGTPLPEAQVARGPRIGVDYAGAWALEPYRLWLRGSQHVSRPPSSRRRERA; this is encoded by the coding sequence GTGCGCCTCCCCGTCTCCTTCTATGCGCGCCCCGCGCTCACCGTTGCCCGTGAACTCCTGGGTGCCCACCTCATCGTCGACGAGGGGGGTTGGCGGCGCGTGGGGCGCATCGTGGAGACGGAGGCCTACGTGGGGGAGCACGACCTGGCCTGCCATGCCGCCAAGGGGCGCACTCCCCGGACGGAGGTGCTCTTCGGGCCGCCGGGGCGGGCCTACGTCTACCTCATCTATGGCATGTACCACTGCTTCAACGTGGTGACGGACGTGGAGGGGGTGGCGTCGGCGGTGCTGGTGCGGGCGGTGGAGCCGGTGGAGGGGCTACCCGCCGGGGCCCGGACGGACGGGCCGGGCAAGCTGTGCCGGGCCCTGGGGCTGACGCTGGCCCACAACCGGGAGGACCTTCAGGGCGCTCGGCTCCACCTCGAGGCGGGGACGCCCCTCCCGGAGGCGCAGGTGGCGCGCGGGCCGCGTATCGGGGTGGATTATGCCGGAGCATGGGCCCTGGAGCCCTACCGGCTCTGGCTTCGAGGCAGTCAACACGTGAGCCGTCCCCCGTCCAGCAGGCGTCGCGAGCGTGCTTGA
- a CDS encoding 4-alpha-glucanotransferase, whose product MASTGRISGLLLPLFSLRSRTDFGIGDFGGLDGLFHWMEAARQRLLMLLPLLPTAPGDPSPYSTRSAFGLNALFINLEMLPEFHATGGEAALSDEEKHMLAEARAAPRIRYDLVFRLKGAAFRRAFEHFERNEWPNGPRAREFRDWRQQQGEWLESYALYTAISQERNQTPWWEWPEPLRDRHAAALTAETERLEREVRYHAWLQWVAEVQWNAVRGLAKARGVLLCGDEPFIIGQDSSDVWAHRDVLRRDARLGVPPDAFSATGQDWGLPYFDFAQMEKDGYRWLKSRAAKAASYYDLRRVDHAVGYFRQWIRDEQTPTGRFVPDNEEAWRRYGELHFRLLSQDAGIVAEDLGVIPPFVRTILRDLGLPGYRVLRWERDDHVYRNPHDFPAVSLVTTGTHDTEPVAEWWEMASEDERQAIARVYPEFQSITATREFSPAVHRATLAAALNAGSDLCVLPWQDVLGTRDRINLPGSMSDANWSYRITQNVEDLLTLEETRTAAERLGLLTASARR is encoded by the coding sequence ATGGCTTCCACCGGCCGAATTTCCGGTCTCCTGCTGCCCCTCTTCTCCCTCCGCTCGAGGACCGACTTCGGTATCGGCGACTTCGGCGGGCTCGATGGCCTCTTCCACTGGATGGAGGCGGCGCGTCAGCGCCTGCTGATGTTGCTGCCGTTGCTTCCCACGGCCCCTGGCGACCCCAGCCCCTACTCCACGCGCTCGGCGTTCGGTCTCAACGCGCTCTTCATCAACCTGGAGATGCTGCCCGAGTTCCACGCCACCGGCGGCGAGGCGGCGCTCTCCGACGAGGAGAAGCACATGCTGGCCGAGGCGCGCGCGGCGCCCCGCATCCGCTACGACCTGGTCTTCCGCCTCAAGGGCGCCGCCTTCCGGCGCGCCTTCGAGCACTTCGAGCGCAACGAGTGGCCCAACGGTCCGCGCGCCCGGGAGTTCCGCGACTGGCGCCAGCAGCAGGGCGAGTGGCTGGAGAGCTACGCGCTCTACACCGCCATCTCCCAGGAGCGGAACCAGACCCCCTGGTGGGAGTGGCCGGAGCCCCTGCGGGACCGGCACGCCGCGGCCCTGACGGCCGAGACGGAGCGGCTGGAGCGCGAGGTGCGCTACCACGCCTGGCTGCAGTGGGTGGCCGAGGTGCAGTGGAACGCGGTGCGTGGGCTGGCCAAGGCGCGCGGCGTGCTGCTGTGCGGCGATGAGCCCTTCATCATCGGCCAGGACAGCTCGGACGTGTGGGCGCACCGGGACGTGCTGCGCCGCGACGCGCGCCTGGGCGTTCCCCCGGATGCCTTCTCCGCCACGGGCCAGGACTGGGGCCTGCCCTACTTCGACTTCGCGCAGATGGAGAAGGACGGCTACCGCTGGCTCAAGTCGCGCGCCGCCAAGGCCGCCAGCTACTACGACTTGCGCCGGGTGGACCACGCGGTGGGCTACTTCCGCCAGTGGATCCGCGACGAGCAGACGCCCACCGGCCGCTTCGTCCCCGACAACGAGGAGGCCTGGAGGCGCTACGGCGAGCTGCACTTCCGCCTGCTGTCACAGGACGCGGGCATCGTCGCCGAGGACCTGGGCGTGATTCCGCCCTTCGTGCGCACCATCCTCAGGGACCTGGGCCTGCCCGGCTACCGGGTGCTGCGCTGGGAGCGGGACGACCACGTCTACCGCAACCCGCATGACTTCCCGGCCGTGTCGCTCGTCACCACCGGCACCCATGACACCGAGCCCGTGGCCGAGTGGTGGGAGATGGCCTCGGAGGACGAGCGTCAGGCCATCGCGCGCGTCTACCCCGAGTTCCAGAGCATCACCGCCACGCGCGAGTTCTCCCCGGCCGTCCACCGGGCCACGCTGGCCGCGGCGCTCAACGCGGGCAGCGACCTGTGCGTGCTGCCCTGGCAGGACGTGCTCGGCACCCGCGACCGCATCAACCTGCCGGGCTCCATGAGCGACGCCAACTGGTCCTACCGCATCACCCAGAACGTCGAGGATCTCCTCACGCTCGAGGAGACGCGCACGGCCGCCGAGCGGCTGGGGCTCCTCACCGCCTCGGCCCGTCGCTGA